One region of Cyanobium sp. M30B3 genomic DNA includes:
- the argF gene encoding ornithine carbamoyltransferase, producing MHGAASTPLPPALAELRGRDLLSSADLTAEATRALLQLAADLKAGRSSIDLGGRTLGLIFTKSSTRTRVSFTVAMARLGGQTIDLNPQVSQVGRGEPVADTARVLSRYVDALAVRTFAQSELEAYAHWASIPVINALTDLEHPCQALADYLTLAECFTRGENGQLELAQLQGLTLSYLGDGNNVAHSLMLCGALLGVNVRIGCPAGFEPDAGVLERARALAAASGSTVEVLHDPVAAVRGAHALYTDVWASMGQEEEKAERERAFSGWCLDEALIAEADSRAIVLHCLPAYRGLEISAGAIEGPSSRVFDQAENRLHAQQALLAALLADA from the coding sequence ATGCACGGCGCCGCCTCCACCCCCCTGCCCCCCGCGCTGGCCGAGCTGCGCGGCCGCGACCTGCTCTCCTCGGCCGACCTCACGGCTGAGGCCACCCGGGCGCTCCTGCAGCTGGCCGCCGATCTCAAGGCCGGCCGCAGCAGCATCGATCTGGGCGGCCGCACCCTGGGGCTGATCTTCACCAAGTCGTCCACGCGCACCCGGGTGAGCTTCACGGTGGCGATGGCGCGGCTGGGGGGCCAGACCATCGACCTCAACCCCCAGGTGAGCCAGGTGGGCCGGGGTGAGCCGGTGGCCGACACGGCGCGGGTGCTGAGCCGTTACGTGGATGCCCTGGCGGTCCGCACCTTCGCCCAGAGCGAACTGGAGGCGTACGCCCACTGGGCCTCGATCCCGGTGATCAACGCCCTCACCGACCTGGAACACCCCTGTCAGGCCCTGGCCGACTACCTCACCCTGGCGGAGTGTTTCACCCGGGGCGAGAACGGCCAACTCGAGCTCGCCCAGTTGCAGGGTCTCACCCTCAGCTATCTCGGCGACGGCAACAACGTGGCCCATTCGCTGATGCTCTGCGGCGCCCTGCTGGGCGTGAACGTGCGCATCGGCTGCCCGGCGGGCTTCGAGCCGGATGCCGGCGTGCTGGAGCGCGCGCGGGCGCTGGCCGCCGCCAGCGGATCCACGGTGGAGGTGCTGCACGACCCGGTGGCGGCGGTGCGCGGCGCCCACGCCCTCTACACCGACGTGTGGGCCTCGATGGGTCAGGAGGAGGAGAAGGCCGAGCGCGAGCGGGCCTTCTCCGGCTGGTGCCTGGATGAGGCGCTGATCGCCGAGGCCGACAGCCGGGCGATCGTGCTGCACTGCCTGCCGGCCTACCGGGGCCTGGAGATCAGCGCCGGGGCGATCGAGGGGCCCAGCAGCCGGGTGTTCGACCAGGCCGAGAACCGCCTGCACGCCCAGCAGGCCCTGCTGGCGGCCCTGCTGGCCGACGCCTGA
- a CDS encoding mechanosensitive ion channel, translating into MSPELTIPRELAELTLPLQLQIPLGGLLLAALSWLVLELAGRRCRPRSMLRGLLLTSRLSVALTCLLAGLGWWLALLLDPAVIDLERNGHEVRELLVALGLAWTPLRWHTELRRNRDRYAAEMLPRLNEKDRHFLFDVVQKLISIAIWAIVIVELMQQLGVSATVLVTAGGFGAAAVGFGAQGIVSNSLSGLSLYVNRPFIVDDFIEIPSEQLSGTVEEIGWFYTQLRSRERQPVYVPNTIFTRSPVINTTAIDNRRVCINFSLSYDDRLRIPPIVAELEQVLASHPRVAQAKLKAVHFTGYGESSLDLRLLCHSTGHAVEDGWALQQDLLLAIGAVVERHGASMPFPTRTLLTANPLTPAPGGADRP; encoded by the coding sequence ATGTCCCCGGAGCTCACCATTCCCCGCGAGCTAGCGGAGCTCACCCTGCCCCTGCAGCTGCAGATCCCCCTGGGCGGCCTGCTGCTGGCGGCGCTGAGCTGGCTGGTGCTGGAGCTGGCGGGGCGCCGCTGCCGCCCCCGCTCGATGCTGCGCGGCCTGCTGCTCACCAGCCGGCTGAGCGTGGCCCTCACCTGCCTGCTGGCGGGCCTGGGCTGGTGGCTGGCGCTGCTGCTCGACCCGGCGGTGATCGACCTGGAGCGCAACGGCCACGAGGTGCGCGAACTGCTGGTGGCCCTGGGCCTGGCCTGGACGCCGCTGCGCTGGCACACGGAGCTGCGGCGCAACCGCGACCGCTACGCCGCGGAGATGCTGCCCCGCCTGAACGAGAAGGACCGCCACTTTCTGTTCGACGTGGTGCAGAAGCTGATCAGCATCGCCATCTGGGCGATCGTGATCGTGGAGCTGATGCAGCAGCTGGGCGTGTCGGCGACGGTGCTGGTGACCGCCGGCGGCTTCGGGGCGGCGGCGGTGGGCTTCGGGGCCCAGGGGATCGTGTCGAATTCCCTCAGCGGCCTGAGCCTCTACGTGAACCGCCCCTTCATCGTGGACGACTTCATCGAGATCCCCTCCGAGCAGCTCTCGGGCACCGTGGAGGAGATCGGCTGGTTCTACACGCAGCTGCGCAGCCGTGAGCGCCAGCCGGTGTACGTACCGAACACGATCTTCACCCGCTCACCGGTGATCAACACCACGGCGATCGACAACCGCCGCGTGTGCATCAACTTCAGCCTCAGCTACGACGACCGGCTGCGCATCCCGCCGATCGTGGCCGAGCTGGAGCAGGTGCTGGCCAGCCACCCGCGCGTGGCCCAGGCGAAGCTGAAAGCGGTGCACTTCACCGGCTACGGCGAGAGCAGCCTCGATCTGCGCCTGCTCTGCCACAGCACCGGCCATGCTGTGGAGGACGGCTGGGCCCTGCAGCAGGACCTGCTGCTCGCCATCGGCGCGGTGGTGGAGCGCCATGGCGCCTCGATGCCCTTCCCCACCCGCACATTGTTAACGGCCAACCCGCTCACACCAGCTCCGGGTGGAGCGGATCGCCCTTGA
- the ribD gene encoding bifunctional diaminohydroxyphosphoribosylaminopyrimidine deaminase/5-amino-6-(5-phosphoribosylamino)uracil reductase RibD, which produces MRRALQLAELGRGRTSPNPLVGAVVLDGAGELVGEGYHARAGEPHAEVGALAQAGERARGGTLVVTLEPCCHHGRTPPCSQAVIAAGIQRVVVAMADPNPQVGGGGLAELRAAGIEVISGVAEAEARALNRPFCHRLATGRPLGLLKWAMSLDGRTALANGASQWISGPEARAWVHQLRAGCDAVIVGGGTVRADDPLLTSRGRRDPEPLRVVLSRRLELPAEARLWRQEQAPTLVAHGTGTPSQARFQLDQAGVERLVLADCGPRALLEELARRGCNQVLWECGPELAAAALRQGCVQELAAVIAPKLLGGTPARTPLGDLQLTALAEAPWATTGRRALGTDLLWRLRQPEG; this is translated from the coding sequence ATGCGCCGCGCCCTGCAGCTGGCCGAGCTGGGGCGGGGGCGCACCAGCCCCAACCCGCTGGTGGGGGCGGTGGTGCTCGATGGCGCAGGCGAGCTGGTGGGGGAGGGGTACCACGCCCGGGCCGGCGAGCCCCACGCCGAGGTGGGTGCCCTGGCCCAGGCGGGGGAGCGGGCCCGGGGCGGCACCCTGGTGGTGACCCTGGAGCCCTGCTGCCACCACGGCCGCACGCCCCCCTGCAGCCAGGCGGTGATCGCCGCCGGCATCCAGAGGGTGGTGGTGGCGATGGCCGACCCGAACCCCCAGGTGGGCGGCGGCGGCCTGGCGGAGCTGCGGGCTGCGGGGATTGAAGTGATCAGCGGCGTGGCCGAAGCCGAGGCCCGGGCCCTCAACCGCCCCTTCTGCCACCGGCTCGCCACGGGCCGGCCCCTGGGCCTGCTCAAGTGGGCGATGAGCCTCGATGGCCGCACCGCCCTGGCCAACGGCGCCAGCCAGTGGATCAGCGGGCCCGAGGCCCGGGCCTGGGTGCACCAGCTGCGCGCCGGGTGCGACGCGGTGATCGTGGGCGGCGGCACGGTGCGGGCCGACGATCCCCTGCTCACCAGCCGCGGCCGCCGCGATCCGGAACCCCTGCGGGTGGTGCTCAGCCGCCGGCTGGAGCTACCGGCCGAGGCCCGGCTGTGGCGGCAGGAGCAGGCCCCCACCCTGGTGGCCCACGGCACTGGCACCCCCAGCCAGGCCCGCTTCCAGCTCGACCAGGCCGGCGTGGAGCGGCTGGTGCTGGCCGACTGCGGCCCGCGCGCCCTGCTGGAGGAGCTGGCCCGCCGGGGCTGCAACCAGGTGCTGTGGGAGTGCGGGCCGGAGCTGGCGGCGGCGGCGTTGCGCCAGGGCTGCGTGCAGGAGCTGGCGGCGGTGATCGCCCCCAAGCTGCTGGGCGGCACCCCGGCCCGCACCCCGCTGGGCGATCTGCAGCTCACCGCCCTGGCCGAAGCCCCCTGGGCCACAACCGGCCGCCGCGCCCTCGGCACCGACCTGCTCTGGCGACTCAGGCAACCTGAGGGCTGA
- a CDS encoding type II toxin-antitoxin system prevent-host-death family antitoxin, translating to MESSVGAFEAKAQLSRLLRAVERGEHFTITVRGRPVADLVPHRPSTSHALADAIDALQAFPRIRGLSDADVASFVAEGRR from the coding sequence ATGGAGAGTTCCGTCGGTGCCTTTGAGGCCAAGGCCCAGCTGTCAAGGCTGCTGCGTGCCGTGGAACGGGGCGAGCACTTCACGATCACCGTGCGCGGGCGGCCCGTTGCCGATCTCGTGCCCCATCGCCCCAGCACCAGCCATGCCCTTGCGGACGCCATCGACGCATTGCAGGCTTTCCCGCGCATCCGTGGCCTCAGCGATGCCGATGTGGCCAGCTTCGTGGCGGAGGGTCGGCGTTGA
- a CDS encoding type II toxin-antitoxin system VapC family toxin yields MALAWVFEREQAGDSALAGRLLKACGEQAWWVPGLWHLEVVNALLVAERRGVIAANASDLFLDRLRSLPISTDADGAQERQPRVFALARIHGLSSYDAAYLELAQRLGAIVASFDRRLNQAAADLSLALYR; encoded by the coding sequence ATGGCCCTGGCCTGGGTGTTTGAGCGGGAGCAGGCCGGGGATTCAGCCCTCGCCGGGCGGCTCCTGAAGGCCTGCGGTGAGCAGGCCTGGTGGGTACCGGGTCTGTGGCACCTGGAGGTGGTCAACGCCCTGCTGGTGGCTGAGCGCCGGGGCGTGATCGCTGCAAACGCGAGTGATCTGTTCCTCGATCGGCTTCGCAGCCTGCCGATCAGCACCGACGCCGACGGCGCGCAGGAGCGCCAGCCGAGGGTGTTCGCTCTGGCGCGTATCCATGGCCTGTCCAGCTATGACGCCGCTTACCTGGAACTGGCCCAGCGGCTGGGGGCCATCGTGGCCAGTTTCGATCGCAGGCTCAATCAAGCCGCTGCAGACCTCTCGCTTGCGCTCTACCGCTAG
- a CDS encoding DUF3122 domain-containing protein produces the protein MRLLSLLLALLVALVQPPPAQALLHNHPDENGTPVLRSLESLRDLDYQSWQLVAYREGPPGGPLRLRVVGFPGKVRLDHPTALLVRSGRNSWQLEDITLANPRLAGDGRAAAAEFNLAPLLAHLDRNRPLRLQLPGVFVELPVPPYVVAEWRSLPG, from the coding sequence ATGAGGTTGCTCAGCCTGCTGCTCGCCCTGCTGGTGGCGCTTGTGCAGCCCCCGCCGGCCCAGGCCCTGCTGCACAACCACCCGGACGAGAACGGCACGCCGGTGCTGCGCAGCCTGGAGAGCCTGCGCGATCTGGACTACCAGAGCTGGCAGCTGGTGGCCTACCGGGAGGGCCCGCCCGGCGGCCCGCTCCGCCTGCGGGTGGTGGGCTTCCCGGGCAAGGTGCGGCTCGACCACCCCACCGCCCTGCTGGTGCGCAGCGGCCGGAACAGCTGGCAGCTGGAGGACATCACCCTGGCCAACCCCAGGCTGGCCGGCGACGGCCGCGCCGCCGCCGCGGAATTCAACCTCGCCCCCCTGCTGGCCCACCTCGACCGCAACCGCCCCCTGCGCCTGCAGCTGCCGGGGGTGTTCGTGGAGCTGCCCGTGCCCCCCTACGTGGTGGCGGAATGGCGCAGTTTGCCCGGCTAG
- a CDS encoding bile acid beta-glucosidase — MARFGLSALQSMLRSRGAGRAEAPPASWSRAFGLGWEQPYTVRYASNLDDGPNHGMPLGGFGAGCIGRAPDGSFNLWHLDGGEHWFGTLPDCQFALFESDGEQRRAHALGVKPELDASRPEAGEPLSAWDWYPASSAEHRTGTYAARYPLSSTHYTGVFQAQVGCQAFSPILPGDYQRSSYPLAVFVWTLHNPTRKPLDLSLLLSWRNTTGWFTNTDPTAAVTFRDDGSPEHNYVPAIGRSRGQRNRWVDATNLKGVLLEGERSAPLAEGQGQWCIATDAGLETRHPGLTIQRCSRWNPTGDGAELWQPFAADGSIPESNNDRASGEHDPASAALAVRCRLEPGESIEIPVVISWDLPVTAFASGRRCLRRYTDFFGAEGNAAAALAAEALRDWRDWHAAIEAWQQPVLERSDLPEPLRMALFNELYDLASGGSLWSAASPEDPVGRFGVLECLDYAWYESLDVRLYGSFALLQLWPELDKSVLRSFARAIPAADPTPRPIGWYFTQGKGRVEAPRKVAGATPHDLGAPNERPWDASNYTAYQDCNLWKDLASDFVLQVWRTFKLAPSGEDLSFLADCWPAAVQALRYLKTFDANNDGLPDNGGAPDQTFDDWPLQGVSAYCGALWIAALEAALAMGQRLQLELGLDTSGAQRDFSGWLEQSRANFERLLWNGEYYNIDAESGTPVVMADQLCGDFYARLLGLPPVVADARAQSALKAVKEACFEGFAGGRLGVANGLRRDGTPLDPNGTHPLEVWTGINFGLAAYYRLMGDTATALAITGAVVEQVYTGGLQFRTPEAITGVNTFRACHYLRAMAIWALWATHTGWQPIPGSERQPCAERQPCAVQKL; from the coding sequence ATGGCGCGTTTCGGCCTCTCCGCCCTCCAGTCGATGCTGCGGTCGCGGGGCGCGGGACGGGCCGAGGCCCCGCCGGCCAGCTGGAGCCGGGCCTTCGGCCTGGGCTGGGAGCAGCCCTACACGGTGCGCTACGCCAGCAACCTCGACGACGGCCCCAACCACGGCATGCCCCTGGGGGGCTTCGGGGCGGGCTGCATCGGCCGCGCCCCCGACGGCTCCTTCAACCTCTGGCACCTCGACGGCGGCGAGCACTGGTTCGGCACCCTGCCCGACTGCCAGTTCGCCCTGTTCGAGAGCGACGGCGAGCAGCGCCGCGCCCACGCCCTGGGGGTAAAGCCCGAGCTGGATGCCTCCAGGCCCGAGGCGGGCGAACCCCTGAGCGCCTGGGACTGGTACCCCGCCAGCAGCGCCGAGCACCGCACCGGTACCTACGCCGCCCGCTACCCCCTCAGCAGCACCCACTACACGGGCGTGTTCCAGGCCCAGGTGGGCTGCCAGGCCTTCAGCCCGATCCTCCCCGGCGACTACCAGCGCAGCAGCTACCCGCTGGCGGTGTTCGTGTGGACCCTGCACAACCCCACCCGCAAGCCCCTGGATCTTTCCCTGCTGCTGAGCTGGCGCAACACCACCGGCTGGTTCACCAACACCGATCCCACAGCAGCAGTCACGTTCCGCGACGACGGCAGCCCGGAGCACAACTACGTGCCGGCGATCGGCCGCAGCCGCGGCCAGCGCAACCGCTGGGTGGACGCCACCAACCTCAAGGGCGTGCTGCTGGAGGGGGAGCGCAGCGCGCCGCTCGCCGAGGGCCAGGGCCAGTGGTGCATCGCCACCGACGCCGGCCTGGAGACACGCCACCCGGGGCTCACAATCCAGCGCTGCAGCCGCTGGAACCCCACCGGCGACGGCGCCGAGCTGTGGCAGCCCTTCGCCGCAGATGGCTCCATCCCTGAGAGCAACAACGACCGCGCCAGCGGCGAGCACGACCCGGCCAGCGCCGCCCTGGCCGTGCGCTGCCGGCTGGAGCCGGGCGAGAGCATCGAGATCCCCGTGGTGATCAGCTGGGACCTGCCGGTCACGGCCTTCGCCAGCGGCAGGCGTTGCCTGCGCCGCTACACCGACTTCTTCGGCGCCGAGGGCAACGCCGCCGCCGCCCTCGCCGCCGAAGCGTTGCGCGACTGGCGCGACTGGCACGCGGCGATCGAGGCCTGGCAGCAGCCGGTGCTGGAGCGCTCCGACCTGCCGGAGCCCCTGCGCATGGCCCTGTTCAACGAGCTCTACGACCTGGCCAGCGGCGGCAGCCTCTGGAGCGCCGCCAGCCCGGAGGATCCGGTGGGCCGCTTCGGCGTGCTCGAGTGCCTCGACTACGCCTGGTACGAGAGCCTGGACGTGCGGCTCTACGGCTCGTTCGCCCTGCTGCAGCTGTGGCCGGAGCTCGACAAGAGCGTGCTGCGCAGCTTCGCCCGCGCCATTCCCGCCGCCGACCCCACGCCGCGGCCGATCGGCTGGTATTTCACCCAGGGCAAGGGCCGGGTGGAGGCCCCGCGCAAGGTGGCCGGCGCCACCCCCCACGACCTGGGCGCCCCCAACGAGCGCCCCTGGGACGCCAGCAACTACACCGCCTACCAGGACTGCAACCTCTGGAAGGACCTGGCCAGCGACTTCGTGCTGCAGGTGTGGCGCACCTTCAAGCTCGCCCCCAGTGGCGAAGACCTGAGCTTCCTGGCCGACTGCTGGCCGGCGGCGGTGCAGGCCCTGCGCTATCTCAAGACCTTCGACGCCAACAACGACGGCCTGCCGGACAACGGCGGCGCCCCCGACCAGACCTTCGACGACTGGCCGCTCCAGGGGGTGAGCGCCTACTGCGGCGCCCTCTGGATCGCGGCGCTGGAGGCGGCGTTGGCCATGGGCCAGCGGCTGCAACTGGAGCTGGGGCTCGACACCTCCGGCGCCCAACGCGACTTCAGCGGCTGGCTGGAGCAGAGCCGCGCCAACTTTGAGCGCCTGCTCTGGAACGGCGAGTACTACAACATCGACGCCGAGAGCGGCACGCCGGTGGTGATGGCCGACCAGCTCTGCGGCGACTTCTACGCCCGTCTGCTGGGCCTGCCGCCGGTGGTGGCCGATGCGCGGGCCCAGAGCGCCCTGAAGGCGGTGAAGGAGGCCTGCTTCGAGGGCTTCGCCGGCGGCAGGCTGGGGGTGGCCAACGGCCTGCGCCGCGACGGCACCCCCCTCGATCCCAACGGCACCCACCCGCTGGAGGTGTGGACCGGCATCAACTTCGGTCTGGCCGCCTATTACCGGCTGATGGGCGACACCGCCACTGCCCTGGCGATCACCGGCGCGGTGGTGGAGCAGGTGTACACGGGCGGCCTGCAGTTCCGCACCCCCGAGGCGATCACCGGCGTGAACACCTTCCGGGCCTGCCACTACCTGCGCGCCATGGCGATCTGGGCCCTGTGGGCCACCCACACCGGCTGGCAGCCGATCCCGGGCTCTGAGCGCCAGCCCTGTGCTGAGCGACAGCCGTGTGCCGTGCAAAAGCTATGA
- a CDS encoding HEPN domain-containing protein produces the protein MTGHLHAWLRQAHSDLAMAAYASEGGFHAQACDACSQAAEKALKAVLLALDQEPERTHSIERLLGALESLASRQHSCASCR, from the coding sequence ATGACAGGCCATCTGCACGCCTGGTTGCGTCAGGCCCACAGCGACCTCGCCATGGCTGCCTATGCCAGCGAGGGAGGATTCCACGCCCAGGCCTGCGATGCCTGCTCCCAGGCTGCCGAAAAGGCCCTCAAGGCGGTGTTGCTGGCCCTCGATCAGGAGCCGGAGCGAACCCACTCGATCGAGCGCTTGCTCGGCGCCCTTGAGTCGCTGGCATCGAGACAGCACAGTTGCGCCAGCTGCCGCTGA
- the cbiE gene encoding precorrin-6y C5,15-methyltransferase (decarboxylating) subunit CbiE, with protein MGSTQNAPGEAPLVVIGTDAGGVDALPAPRLALVRAADVLLAPQRLLAELEPWWRAEQAAGRIPAAQPCPQLLASDRPEQIFAPLEQALAAGRQAVLLASGDPLWFGIGRLLLQRFGPESLRFHPAPSSLQLAFARIGRPWQDARWVSLHGREPEPLAALLQQRPSALAVLTDPTRGGVDEVRRILAASGLEAAYALWLCERLGHPAERVQRLASQAPLPADLDPLHLVLLIAEPPPAPAEPAALPLFGLADGLYLQHADRPGLMTKREVRIQLLADLELPEAGVLWDIGAGVGSIGLEALRLRPALAAWFVEQRGGGAGLIAANAGRLGVTPAGVVEGRAPEALAALPDPDRVLLGGGGRERAAVLAAVLERLRPGGVVVIPLATVEALAELRPLLERAGCAVAVGQHQAWRGAPLADGTRLAPLNPVLVLQGRRPVSG; from the coding sequence CTGGGCAGCACGCAGAACGCCCCTGGTGAGGCCCCGCTGGTGGTGATCGGCACCGATGCCGGGGGGGTGGATGCCCTGCCCGCGCCCCGCCTGGCGCTGGTGCGGGCCGCCGACGTGCTGCTGGCGCCCCAGCGGTTGCTGGCGGAGCTGGAGCCGTGGTGGCGGGCCGAGCAGGCGGCCGGGCGGATTCCGGCGGCGCAGCCCTGTCCCCAGCTGCTGGCCAGCGACCGCCCCGAGCAGATCTTCGCCCCGCTGGAGCAGGCCCTGGCGGCCGGCCGCCAGGCGGTGCTGCTGGCCAGCGGCGACCCGCTCTGGTTCGGCATCGGCCGCCTGCTGCTGCAGCGCTTCGGGCCGGAGTCTCTGCGCTTCCACCCCGCCCCCAGCTCCCTGCAGCTGGCCTTTGCCCGCATCGGCCGCCCCTGGCAGGACGCCCGCTGGGTGAGCCTGCACGGCCGCGAGCCGGAGCCCCTGGCGGCCTTGCTGCAGCAGCGGCCATCGGCCCTGGCGGTGCTCACCGACCCCACGCGCGGGGGGGTGGACGAAGTGCGCCGCATCCTGGCCGCCTCAGGCCTGGAGGCGGCCTACGCCCTGTGGCTGTGCGAGCGGCTGGGCCATCCCGCCGAGCGGGTGCAGCGGTTGGCGTCCCAGGCCCCCCTGCCCGCCGACCTCGACCCCCTGCACCTGGTGCTGCTGATCGCCGAGCCGCCGCCAGCGCCCGCCGAGCCGGCCGCCCTGCCCCTGTTCGGCCTGGCCGACGGCCTCTATCTCCAGCACGCCGACCGCCCCGGCCTGATGACCAAGCGCGAGGTGCGCATCCAGCTGCTGGCCGACCTGGAGCTGCCCGAAGCCGGCGTGCTCTGGGACATCGGCGCCGGTGTGGGCTCGATCGGCCTGGAGGCCCTGCGGCTGCGGCCCGCTCTGGCGGCCTGGTTCGTGGAGCAGCGCGGCGGCGGCGCCGGCCTGATCGCCGCCAATGCCGGGCGGCTGGGCGTGACCCCGGCGGGGGTGGTGGAGGGCCGGGCCCCGGAAGCCCTCGCCGCCCTGCCCGATCCCGACCGGGTGCTGCTGGGCGGCGGCGGCCGCGAGCGGGCGGCCGTGCTGGCTGCCGTGCTGGAGCGCCTGCGGCCCGGCGGGGTGGTGGTGATTCCGCTCGCCACCGTGGAGGCCCTGGCCGAGCTGCGCCCCCTGCTGGAGCGGGCCGGCTGCGCCGTGGCCGTGGGCCAGCACCAGGCCTGGCGCGGTGCCCCCCTGGCGGACGGCACCCGCCTGGCGCCGCTCAATCCGGTGCTGGTGCTGCAGGGGCGGCGGCCCGTCTCCGGCTAG
- a CDS encoding DUF192 domain-containing protein encodes MRTGLVRALTVAAGVGLGAGAALALEAPQQLPVTARWCLEPGRCIGLEVAATMRQQALGLQLRPPLPPLRGMWFPYAMPTPARFWMHRTPSPLDMLFIRDGVVVAIEAHAQPCMRLPCPSYGPDQPVDGVVELAAGQAEALGIRVGSPVRIEALP; translated from the coding sequence ATGCGCACGGGGCTGGTGCGAGCCCTGACCGTGGCAGCGGGCGTGGGCCTGGGAGCGGGTGCGGCCCTGGCCCTGGAGGCGCCCCAGCAGCTGCCCGTCACGGCCCGGTGGTGCCTGGAGCCCGGGCGCTGCATCGGCCTGGAGGTGGCCGCCACGATGCGCCAGCAGGCCCTGGGCCTGCAGCTGCGCCCGCCGCTGCCGCCGCTGCGGGGCATGTGGTTCCCTTACGCCATGCCCACCCCGGCGCGCTTCTGGATGCACCGCACGCCGTCCCCCCTCGACATGCTGTTCATCCGCGACGGGGTGGTGGTGGCGATCGAGGCCCACGCCCAGCCCTGCATGCGGCTGCCCTGCCCCAGCTACGGCCCGGACCAGCCGGTGGATGGGGTGGTGGAGCTGGCGGCCGGCCAGGCCGAGGCCCTGGGGATCCGGGTGGGCAGCCCGGTGCGGATCGAGGCGCTGCCCTAG
- a CDS encoding response regulator transcription factor, which produces MTPAGRVLLLGEKAELLAARLEASGYVVVCGHPIEGAGAVDVAVLAAEAADQIQALRQQLGAVPILLAVAEDTVEARVRCLSAGADDFWLSELGPSDLLMRLRLHLSQQRQGAPPAPLLQVGDLSLDPISRSVKRGPRLVALTAREYQLLLLLLERHGTVVSRELILRRVWNDDRAISSNVIEVYVRYLRQKLEEGGERRLIHTIRGQGYCLSERQPPLGAKA; this is translated from the coding sequence ATGACGCCGGCCGGCCGGGTGCTGCTGCTGGGGGAGAAGGCCGAGCTGCTGGCCGCCCGCCTGGAGGCCTCGGGCTATGTGGTGGTGTGTGGCCACCCCATCGAGGGAGCTGGGGCGGTGGACGTGGCGGTGCTGGCGGCCGAGGCGGCCGATCAGATCCAGGCCCTGCGCCAGCAGCTGGGGGCGGTGCCGATCCTGCTGGCTGTGGCCGAGGACACGGTGGAGGCCCGGGTGCGCTGCCTGAGTGCCGGCGCCGATGACTTCTGGCTCTCGGAGCTCGGCCCCAGCGACCTGCTGATGCGCCTGAGGTTGCATCTCAGCCAGCAGCGGCAGGGCGCGCCGCCCGCGCCCCTGCTGCAGGTGGGGGACCTCAGCCTCGATCCGATCAGCCGCAGCGTGAAGCGCGGCCCGCGGCTGGTGGCCCTCACCGCCCGGGAATACCAGCTGCTGCTGCTGCTGCTGGAGCGCCATGGCACGGTGGTGAGCCGGGAGCTGATCCTGCGCCGGGTGTGGAACGACGACCGGGCCATCTCCAGCAACGTGATCGAGGTGTATGTGCGCTACCTACGCCAGAAGCTGGAGGAGGGGGGCGAACGGCGCCTGATCCACACCATCCGCGGCCAGGGCTACTGCCTGAGCGAGCGCCAGCCGCCCCTGGGAGCCAAGGCTTGA
- a CDS encoding NAD(+) kinase, with protein sequence MPRVGLIVNDGKDLAVSTADTIQERLAGHGYEVLRVSSSGGMVGFANPDQHLRTRGYSACVPPGFSQELELAIVLGGDGTVLSAARQTAPVGVPILTINTGHLGFLAEAYLQQLDGALEQVVAGDWTVEERTMLVVSVMRGEQRRWEVLCLNEMALHREPLTSMCHFEIAIGRHAPVDIAADGVILSTPTGSTAYSLSAGGPVITPDCPVLQLTPIAAHSLASRALVFSDREPVTVFPATPERLMMVVDGSAGCYIWPEDRVLIRRSEHPVRFVRLADHEFFQVLRNKLGWGLPHVAKPGNGQP encoded by the coding sequence GTGCCCCGCGTCGGACTGATCGTGAATGACGGCAAAGACCTGGCCGTGAGCACGGCCGACACGATCCAGGAACGCCTGGCCGGCCACGGCTACGAGGTGCTGCGGGTGAGCAGCTCCGGCGGCATGGTGGGCTTCGCCAACCCCGACCAGCACCTGCGCACCCGCGGCTACAGCGCCTGCGTGCCCCCCGGCTTCAGCCAGGAGCTGGAGCTGGCGATCGTGCTGGGCGGCGACGGCACCGTGCTCTCGGCGGCGCGGCAGACGGCGCCGGTGGGGGTGCCGATCCTCACGATCAACACCGGCCACCTCGGCTTCCTGGCCGAGGCCTACCTGCAGCAGCTGGATGGGGCCCTGGAGCAGGTGGTCGCCGGCGACTGGACGGTGGAGGAGCGCACCATGCTGGTGGTGAGCGTGATGCGGGGCGAACAGCGGCGCTGGGAGGTGCTCTGCCTCAACGAGATGGCCCTGCACCGCGAGCCGCTCACCTCGATGTGCCATTTCGAGATCGCCATCGGCCGCCACGCCCCCGTGGACATCGCCGCCGACGGCGTCATCCTCTCCACCCCCACCGGCTCCACCGCCTACTCCCTCTCGGCCGGCGGGCCGGTGATCACGCCCGACTGCCCGGTGCTGCAGCTCACGCCGATCGCCGCCCACTCCCTGGCCTCTCGGGCCCTGGTGTTCAGCGACCGGGAGCCGGTCACGGTGTTTCCCGCCACGCCGGAGCGGCTGATGATGGTGGTGGATGGCAGCGCCGGCTGTTACATCTGGCCGGAAGACCGGGTGCTGATCCGCCGCAGCGAGCACCCCGTGCGCTTCGTGCGCCTGGCCGACCACGAGTTCTTCCAGGTGCTGCGCAACAAGCTGGGCTGGGGCCTGCCCCACGTGGCCAAACCGGGCAACGGCCAGCCATGA